The sequence CTGAgtcatcaccagaaattcacaaatgcttatcaatcctggacatacttagcatagtcactgtccttggtttatctgaatcaattatccaaatcgtatcccaccatggcttggtgatcaatgtacatatccatatcgaagtagtatcaacaacaaggggcaaaatcctgacctcgttggggcatttcgccttcgggattttcaacatcagaccaaacacgtagcaagacaacaaggatcaaacaaccaacaaatgacaaacgacAATGCAAGGAGGCTAGACATCATAgacttgaactaatttcaactaaacaaagatctatttgcaagatgttttatttgacaagagtACATCCTGAATAGCATgtatgcttacttatggttgttaatttttgcttatcatatctcctaaagtaactcaaggatgtctcaatgacaagagaagcaaggaaggaatgtgatgttttatttgtcttctatctatgagtgaagttttttaccatgcaaatttgtcctacgaagcaatcaggtggcatatcactaaggacatttcagatttgtatgggacaaaggttaactcttgtctgtttacgcaagcaacactcaggtcatcttggttcaattatacctcgatgcttgtgtcatcttgcaatatcaaaatccatgaaagttatactcaggtcgttatggttcaattataccatgatgcttgtatcaactttcaacaaatcaaggctcgatgatgaaaacaaaggaagcactggcactttgatcataATAGATGGCAACATTaagaacgagaatgcatattaatctttgcattagctccacatcattatcatcttaatcttgcattaggttgcacatcatttttaatcttgcattagtatcatttcattatcattatcattatcataaacatctcacatctcataaatcaatgcaatacatcatcacattttcgttcatctcatcatgaatcatacatttgTGTCATAATCGAGATCAAGAgaatttatctaagcatcacatcatcctcatataatctcatatcaaaacataatgcatatcattcatcattgcatccctcacatgcatatctatcgcatcataatggaatctttcttcactttcctatcttcatcattcttccaaactatcttctatcattcttccaaactatcttctatcatgtcttatacaggatgtatctttcccgaaactagatgttttgatcagttcttatacaggatatatcgttcctcaaACCAAATGTTtctatataggatatatcattcctgaaaccaggtgttttgatcagctcttatacaggatagattgttcctaaaaccagacgctcgatcatccatatcttatgcttgcggtatcattcctgaaaccatacacttgatcatccatgtcttatataggcggtatcattcctgaaactagacactcgatcatccatgtcttatacaggaggtgtcatacctgaaaccaaacttgatctcaatccaatcaatctaatcaatcttatcaaacccatgcatgtaatcactatccactcttctatctttcaaacaacatgcttcttctttcgagagatcattcatgccttttgtgcacaaataatctcccgagggggcattatcatatcaaatcttgacatcaatttcatatcagtttcatatcaaatcgATTCTTCATATCAGGGGAATCATCAATATctttcatcaaatctggggcatcatatcgacatttcaacacaaacatcatatccggcaagattttctttgaatcaacatgtggtcacacattaactcaaagaggggcaaaatgtagacacctaaaagttgcacaatgaattaagtgaattctaatcatttaattattcttaattcttccaattaattaaattaagatttaattaatatacccttcttctatctaaaccatttaattaaatcccccttctagcccatttaattaaatccccccacttgcaaaatcctacatatgcaagttgcaaccacaattgaaataaattaattttattttaattaaattctattttccccacccacttgcaaaatcctacatctcccacttgtctcctaaacccccttctagattcttctaaccacttctaaattagcctaacccatctcctaaatattgtcacatccctaaacaaagggaagtcacttctcaaacccttaaagtcattgaaaaccattaaaggctttatgtcttcaacaagttaaccttgaaagtcttccaaaccattaatggttaactgaaccttcttacatgattagagactttctctctaaactcaaccttcctctaacccaagggtctcatcaagcattcattgctttgaccatggttatccctttaacccttgcacaagagtttaccctttgggtaaaaactttatccaatggataaccttaacctaaccttaacccttacctcctaaggtaaccatgaggtcttctcaagcatttaatgcttcttacatctcctctcttgagcagtctcttgttgacaattgtcaccatttcattggtgagaattgagtgcatggattgataactttcaatccaagcccttgataagatcatccaatcttgaccatccattgccctattttccctataaatagagcccattccttcttcaaaaaaatgaagtctttgtgcatcaaacttatagtctcataacattaagcatattatctctctttgatagaatagcatgttagatcattttgatagcattctaatcttagatatatcgtgttaatctcatatcatgttagcttcatcttagtatcattttcatactagtttaagattcatatcaatatcttgcatcctatcataatctagtttcatatctaaatcatcactaggatcttggttgcattccattcagatcttagaatcataaatctcgttctttaggttgtcatcttaaataatcaagtgctcttccaagctgagagccaccttgaatcttgaatatccatggagatagaggaacatggaatgattttaagaGTTTAGATCTATTAACTTGTTTttattgatttctaacctctaatgcaatgtttcatgtgtgtgtttgaattgttttctcctcctaCAGGTTGACACCACTTTTCCAACATACACCTACAATTATTGGATTTTCATCCTTATTGGCATATTTGATGAAtctaaaccctcctaaatccatttttgggtgttttgacccaatatccaacattttacaactttcaggacaatttgacaactttttggtttttttttagtttcaaaagccattattggctttaggatctcataattgattttattgaatttgtttgatgttggacactcctccttggtctcgaaggtcttcaaatttgaatttgtttgcctTGGTGCACCTACaccaaaaaccacggtgggaacctacccacaataagataatactttgcagtactatgtgtaaatatttcaatggggaatgcacatgcattcaggcacactgcctagagctcactgctcaaaatataataaaccggaaggctacaaccctcagggaagtttcaCTACATTACAAGAACATTCGAATAGCAATCTggtttacatgaactgaaagaatagcatcttcaaatgcctgatgacagttcctgTCAAGCACGTTTTTCTGCCTTGCAACACTCTCTACTCTACATTtctcaccgaaagatgaattctcttgttcacacatacaccattctctgataatgtagacacaacaccgatcaccaaattacatgaatatgacacctatttatacacatcatcaaccttgactacaaggtcagctcaacccttcagacctaattacaaaattacatcacacgatacataaatcaaccactagactaATACAATGCCATAACGAAATAGCATGGACCCAGATAaattcctcaaacatgcaacaccactagaaatctcgccaagatcatccacaacacactacaccaccgaaaatatcgcataacacgaatAACATCACTGAACCCATAAGATCCTTAATAAatgtgcacaataatcaatgtagacCAGCAAAATAAATAGGACGTGATTAGGAAACACGaaaaagcatgttagaaccatctgcaatagttgcaccaacaccacttaatcaaatcttcatcgatcaacacgttgatactcaagaacatTCAAACAGCAGCGactaggactagaaagataacttgtggagcaccaagtcacggaccatctgaattgaagataaacatgaacatcccaaacactctcccaaatcagCAACTCAAtatataatcattctggagcacaacggatcaaataccagaacactgcaacactgaacactaaaaaaCCAACTCTCATACCAGAATCCATGACtcgaccaaatcaccacatagcactATGAAACCAGCACcgaatcaagtatctctagttgattcagcatatcaAATAGAtgaaccaaccagatcaactctctaCAATCACTgaaacaccaaaacacaggaatatgttgacatcaatgacaacaacatatcctagcaacaacaatatccaacattccCATCTTAAGGGTGGTTGTTAAGATTGTTTGGGGTTCGTTCCTAAACCCCTTTTGTTTTGATTGGGTAGTTTTGGGTGCTTGGGACTTTGTTTCCTATTGGTTATGTCTCTAATCAAAAGCTACTTTTCAAAAAAAGGTTGGCCTTTTTAGGTGTTGCCTGGATTGTCTCACTTCTTGTGAGCTCTCCCCTTAGTGTGTCCTTGTGGTGGCTTGTTGTGATACAAGCCTATcccattttttctttttattatggtACAAGCCTATCCTActttatctaataaaaaaaattctagattgattacaaaatgattttaaatGCATTTCTCCATCTCTAACAAAGGTCCAAGGTAGCTGCAAAGGTTCACAAAACCCAAGATATGGTAAAACGTGTAGATCAGACTCAAAACACAAGATGATGCTCTACAAACCATGGGAAAGACTTCCCCAGGGTCCAAAATACCTTCAATGATGGTTCACTTAGCTCCACACATTTCGAGAATATCCAAAAACTCAGAATGTCCCAATTAGACCCAAAATAATTTGAGAGAGAAATTGATTGTAACTTCATAGAGAAATAACTTCCTAATGATGAATGCAAATCACAAGATTTTTGGATATGGTGTAGATGATGTCATGTTAGATATAAATCCAGATTTGCAAGGTGTGAAAGAGTAGTATGGTGAAATGTGATAGAAAATGTTGAGACAACTatagtttgaaagcaagaaaagaattgtttttgattgatgcaagattgctcttgTATTGTAACTAATGATGCTCTTGCATTATCTTCTCACCAATCTTATCATTTAACATGTACctgaaaaaaattaaatagaaaccCAATGCTTAAAACCCTCTTTGTATTTCAACTTGAACTTAGATAGTCATGTTATGTATGGGTACTGACAACAACCCTCTGGCCAATAATGACTTATGGGCATACATTGAAAAACTGAATATCTTTTGCATCTTGTGTCAATACGTTATGTGAATCTTTGAAACCCCCATCCCTAAAGTCTTTGTTTGGGGCTCACCTTGAAGCAAGGTTGAGGTGGTTTCCCTCCCCCACACTCTAACATTGGCCTAGGAAAATTTTCACAAAGCCCCAAGTAGGAGGCTAAGGAGTCAAGCCAATGTTTGTCGTAGACAAAGCAGTAGTACAtttggaaaataaaataaagaaatctTTGGTGTTATATTTGATGTAGAATAGAACTAAAGGATTTAAAATAAAGAGGGTGAATATTTACTCAAAAGGAGAATACCCTTATCAAGGTTGAGTCAAGATAACTAAGTGGGTATCTCCAAACAAAAATGGGCTTATGTGATGAAAAATATTTATTATAGTACATGTTCTAGTCTTATTGGCCTACATCACATGCTCCACTATTTGGCCACAAACCTTTAATTGGTGTCAAATGAAGAAGTTGTGTTGTCTATGGGGATATTCCAAAGACATCTACAAATGTGATAAAGTTAAAGGTTTAGAATATTAAGATGTTAAAAGTTATAGATGTTAGATATGAAGTGTACAATATTACGACCAATAAATATTATTTTAGGTTATTGGGTGTATAATTTTAGTATCGCAATTTTTCATTTTAAGTTATAGAGAAATAAATTTAGGGTTAATTATCAATTATTTAGATTCTACTGTGTAAGAAATTAGGCTAAGCATTGGTATTATAGATAGGAtataaaacaattttaaaaatgaaGTGAAGATTTTAGAATAGTATTGAAATAGGTTAAGATATAATTATGTTGTATATgtcattttttaaattaaaatatgttAAAATAACATAAATTGTATTACAAGTGTTCAAatatagaaaacaacaaaaaatcgTAAAAAAATGATATACCATTCACAATATGTACTAATGACTAATATTATGTTTCCCCTAACATTCAATATGTTATTTTGATGAATTGCATGATGAATTATCTGCAAACATTTACATTTTAAAAACtacataggggaaaggacccagtagttgagcgtgttccaaatcttgtgatagaagttgttgatttaataccccattacttgttgatttaatatccaacctttgtataacattgcaccaatagttgtatgatatgtatcaataattgaatgaaatataccatttgttgtgaaaagtaaccaatcatgtgatgccacatcagctgcacaagtattggggccctttcgcacacctattggtctcacttttttttttttggcttttttggacaccttggcaaaaagcatgctgatgtggcatcatatttgatgatgtgaccctgaaaccttagttataagcaagagacttgccaagtaagctgctatacaaaaatcggagtgatttgaaattttcacgtaTAATTTTGAAAAGCGCAAAGTTAAGGTGCAAGCCCTTTCCCCTAGTAACCCGCACTACCAATGGCCCTTTCCCTTATGAGGCCCTGTCCCCTATTTGTAAAAATCGCTTTCGAAATGATGCGTATGACTTCAGTGGCGGACAGGAACACCATTTGCTTATGTGACGTGATTGAATTGATGGCGCACCACCATTCACCCTTTCTTTCCAGGAAAGATCAGAATGACGCTGCTTTCATTTCCACTGATTTGATCTGACCAAAAGAAAACACCGATTTGATGTGTTTATAATGATCGCACAGAAATGAGGACATTGCGTGTCTACTTTGTTTTCAAAATAATGATCGCTCTCTCATGCATACGGAGTATAAAACCCTCAGGAAAGAAGCCTTGTCACTTCCTAGTGGACCCAAATTCCCTTTATGTTTTTGTCCACCGAGCAAGGACGTTCTGGACTTTCGAAGAAGCAACTCGGAAGATAACCAGGACTTCAATTTTAGCAGTGAAGACTAAGATAGCCTTGCAGCAGTGCTTATATAATGGACTTCCTAAGTTCCATTCTACCTATACACATTCTAGCTCTTAGATAAGTGGGGCGTGCAGTTATCCGCAGCAATTCGTTATTTCAGATCGTCCtttttttatcatttcatttgcatccatAATAATGTCTTCCCCAAAATCCCCTGTGACGCATGCTCAAATAATAGATCAGATTCTGAGCACAGACACAAGCACGCCAGACTATCTACAACAATTAGTCAACAATATTGACACTCTTCTGTATCATTCCATCAACAAGGTACAAACCCTTTCTTTTGCACGCTTAATTAAGACTCAATGCTTATTATATTGCTATTCAGATATTTGGTTCAAGGATGCTTAGTATATGAGGCTTTGTTTGTAGGGGAAACAAAGAGCCACTGATAACAATTTGGCTTCTGTGCGACTGGAGCTACCGTCTCCATCCCACGTTGCTACATTTTCAGAAGAAGCCTCAAAAAATGTCAGACTAATTTCCACCCAGGTGCAAAATTACATCCATGTATATTCTTTCCTCTTTTGTTTTGAAGAGCTAAAAGTGGAGTAGTTTTTTGCAACACAATTACGCAGAGAATAATTGTCAAATAGTTTGTAGGGCTAAAAAGATTTTTCCCTGGAGGTGTGAATTTGTTTGTTATATACATTGTGCAGATATCAGACTATTCTGGGGATAAACATAGTACAGCAATATCAGTATTGAATGCCGTTGGGAATGTTCATTGGGCCGGAGTGGGATTTCTACTGGTGGCTACAGTTATTGAAAGGCTGGACAAAATCAAACAGAACAAGGAGGAGTGCTTAAGACTTCTGAAATCCATGAACTATTTGGCCAAATTAATACTGCAGCTTCAGCGTTTGCCTCATTTAAAGAGAGAGATGCAGGCCAAAATGGAGGAGTCTATACAGCTAATTGTGCATGGGGCAATCTTATGTTGTATACAGAAGAAAAGGAAGCTTATAGGAAGGTATGTACCTatttaaatttgagaaaaaaaaatacagTAATTTCTTCCTCTCTTCCCTAGTAGTGAGTATTAGCTCTTCAAATGCTTCCTGGAAAGTATAAAGAaaacaaataatttaaattaaaaaaaattattgtaacaaTGTGTACAGGGATAGCCATCTAGAAACAGCTGCGCAGTCTTAGAAATTTATAAAACGTTTTTGGCTGAGCACAAGTCCTCAAGTTGTGGATTAGTGTTTTTAAACAAATTTTGTTGCAATAGTTTCAGATCCGGTACGTGTATcacatttataaattaaaaataaataaatagagtaTTTTTTTTAGGGGGGGAGGTTTATTTGGAATTGACTATTGTTGAGTGTAGAGGTCTGATGTTTTAAGGAATGAAATTAGGATAATGGTTAATGTGAACTTGATGAAATGGACATTCCTTAGATCTTCGGTATAAATTGAAGGACTAAAAGATACGAGTAAAAAGAAAATAGTATTGtaagatgtttcaattttttttatttttgaatacttTTAAGGAATGATATTAAGGTCATGTCCAATGTAGTTTGATGGAATGTGATACCATTTTGATCTTGACAATAAATTGAAGGAGCTGATTTAAAAATAGTATCGTAGGCTGTTTCAAATCCCCCAATAAAAAGGAAGAGGAGCAATATCAATAGTCTAAACCACTTTTTGGAATTATAAAGGCAGGAAGGCACTATTAAAGCAACAAGACCATTTGACACTAAGATGAGGAATTAGGAAAAAATCTAGAAAGACATTGTAAGTAGATTTCAACCTGGAGTGGTTAGAGGAAAGCCAATGCCAAGCTTTGAGGACATTGAAAGGGGTTAAGGTAAAGGTAAAGAGTTTGATACTTAGCTTGGAAGGGATGATGGGCATGATGAAAGTAATAAGTCAAGAAGCTGTTGTAAGTAAATTGTTTGATACGTATAGAGTAGTGAGAGAAAAGCTAGTGTCAATCTTTGAAGATATTGTAAGGAGTTGAGGTAAAAAAGTTTAATACTTAGTTTGGGAGGGAGAATGGGAATGATGAAATTGATTACAAATTTGTTACAAGAAGAAAGATTGAAGAAGGGTATCATGGCCTTTGCTATGATTTTATAAAATTTGAGCAAGGTGACAGGGCACCAACTAGAGATGGTGTCTCTATTCTTTGAGATAAGTTTAATAATGTCTTTGATCATAAGGGCTTGTATATATACATTTCTGCACATATTTAAGTTTTGTAAATTTTTACTAAATAAAATATTCgataataaattttattaatttagatcAAATTATTTATATACGTTATGTTTTAAACAAATTTATGTAGCTTGTTTTCCCTACATTATGTGTTTCCATCCTCTTAAAACATGACACTTTATTGCATAAAATTGGAAGATTGTGGGTGGCTGGAAGGGATGGGGAAGAACTTGTAAAGCTTCGCAGACAAGTGGATGAAACGGGCAGGATGCTCCATTCGGAAATCAGTCTCTCTACtctagatgttgttcacaataatATCGTATGCAGCCAACGACCTGTTCCATCCCATAGTTCTGCAGGTAAATTATCTCTATTTATTTATCAGTATGCCATCTGTTCATGGCAAGTATATGATTTTTAAAAAGCTAATATACTATTTTTATGTGTAGTTGTGGGCATAGATCACAACATTACTGAAGTGATTAAACTCCTTGAGTGGGACCATGACAAGCCAGCTGTGGCCGTGGTTGTACATGGCATTGGCGGTGCAGGGAAAACCACCTTGgcaaatgaagtgtttgcatcttTAAATCTGCAGGGCTGGAAATATTCAAAGGTCACTCTCATAAAAAATCTGGAATTTAATCCTAACATTGAAAAAATCCAATCTCAGATTTTGAGCGACTTGACTGGTATAAAACATGGCACCGTAAGAGACTTTCAGGATGGACAAAAAGAGCTGAAGTCGATTATAGAGAAAGAAGTTGTTTTCATATACATCGACAATGTCTTAAAGAAAGAACATCTGGAAGGGCTTCTACCCAAGCTGATAAACAGTCCAAAAAGAAAAGTCAGGATTCTTGTAACAGCTAGAAAAACAAATATATCTGGCGTGTTTGAAAGCTGTGGAATTAAACCCTGTAAATTATACTCCATTGAACTCTTGTCTGCCGAGGCAGCCCTTCAAGTGTTGTGAAGAAGAATTGATGCTGAAAGAGACATGGATACCATAGTTGAAGAAAGGCCTCTGGCTAAGGAGATAGCGGAGAAATGCAGTTGCTGTCCTCTGTTTTTGGAAGTGGTAGGAGCCTATCTCCATAAGCGAAATAATAAGGTTGAAGCTTACGAAAAAGTTGTTGGCTGGCTAAGTGATGGAAATGATTTCAGCTGTGACAAGGAAGACTCTTTTGAGGAATCTAGAATTCTTTTTGCTTACAATGAGCTTACACCCAGCGCTCAGGAGGCGTTCCTTGACATCTGCTCATTTTTCTAAGATTGGGAGTGGAATGAAGTTGCCTGCATTGTTGGAGAGGAAGAACTCGCTTGTCTACTAGAAGGTGCTCTGGTCAAAAGAATAGGGGTTGAATCTGCTTTTGGGTATTATTATGAGTATAGAACAACAGTAGAGAGAGTAAGCATTCACGATCTTATATTGACAGCAGGTCGTCATAAATCAAAAGGCAATCGATACACAATTGCATATGATTTTTCCATCGGCTTGGAAAATGAATGGGTAAGAAGACTCATAAAGCATTATAGAGATAAAGATTGAGATTTTATAAATTACTTTGACTCATAATAAAATTTCTTAATTTGAATGTATCCAGGACCTGCACAAAACAAAAGGAGTTTGGCTAAATGGCATCTATGAGTCATCCCATGTATGTGCAAAAGCATTAGGCACTATGAGTAGGTCTCTCCGAGTACTTGCCATGGGAAGCGATACAACTGTGTGCGGGCAATGCAGTAAACAATTTGATGCGCTGAGGTTTCTACAAGCGTATAGGGTGCCCAATTT is a genomic window of Cryptomeria japonica chromosome 7, Sugi_1.0, whole genome shotgun sequence containing:
- the LOC131855853 gene encoding uncharacterized protein LOC131855853 → MSSPKSPVTHAQIIDQILSTDTSTPDYLQQLVNNIDTLLYHSINKGKQRATDNNLASVRLELPSPSHVATFSEEASKNVRLISTQISDYSGDKHSTAISVLNAVGNVHWAGVGFLLVATVIERLDKIKQNKEECLRLLKSMNYLAKLILQLQRLPHLKREMQAKMEESIQLIVHGAILCCIQKKRKLIGRLWVAGRDGEELVKLRRQVDETGRMLHSEISLSTLDVVHNNIVCSQRPVPSHSSAVVGIDHNITEVIKLLEWDHDKPAVAVVVHGIGGAGKTTLANEVFASLNLQGWKYSKVTLIKNLEFNPNIEKIQSQILSDLTGIKHGTVRDFQDGQKELKSIIEKEVVFIYIDNVLKKEHLEGLLPKLINSPKRKVRILVTARKTNISGVFESCGIKPCKLYSIELLSAEAALQVL